CCTCAGCAGCACCAGCAGCCATAGTGTCAGAAGCACCTTTGATTAGGTTTCTTAAATAAATGGAAACCGGGAACAGATCTTGCTGATCAAAGTAGAGAAAAGCCGGAAACCAGGAATTCCAGTTCTCGACGGCGTAAAACAAAATCATCGTCGCAAGTACGGGTTTGGACAGAGGTAATATAATGCGCAATAGAGTGATGTACGTATTAGCCCCATCAATGGATGCCGATTCCTCTAACTCCTCAGGGAGACTCTCAAAAAAGGACTTCATCACAAGAAGGTTAAAGATACTGATAGCGGTCGGGAGTACAATTGCCCATATTGAATTGGCAAAACCAAGGGACGTAATCAGTAAATAGTTAGGAATGAGGCCCCCACTAAAAAACATGGTGAACACGGCTAACATAATGAAGAAATTCCTTCCAACTAAGCGTTTTTTCGAAATCGCATAGGCAAAAATGGTCGTCATGAAAATATTAATCGCAGTACCTACAGTTGTGTACAACACTGTATTTTTGTAGCTATTCCAAAAATGTGAATCGCTAAAAACCACTTTGTACGTCTCCAAATTAAAGCCTACTGGCCATAAAAAGACTTCCCCTGCATTAATCTCAGCTTCTCCACTAAATGATCTTGCGACAATGCTTAAAAAAGGAAACAATGTTATGAATACAACTAGCAGTAGCAGGATGACGTTTGCTAGTTGAAAGAGCTTATACTGTCGTGAGTCTTTCAAAAGGTTTCCCCCTTCCCCTCATCTTGCAGTGCATTGAAATCATTACCATAAGCTTGCACCTGTAATTTTCTTTGACAAGTAATTGGCGCTAAACACAAGCACAAGGCCAATCAATGCTTCAAACAAACCGATGGCTGTTGCGTAACTAAAGTTGCCTGACTGTAATCCAACACGAAAGAGGTAGGTTGAGATGACATCGGCCGTTTCAAAGATTAATGGGTTATACAAGAGCAAGACTTTTTCAAAGCCTACTTGCATAAATTTCCCAATATTCAGAGTCAAAAGAACAACAATAATTGGCGTGATGCCTGGCAACGTAATGTGAAGTGTTTGCTTCCACTTGTTCGCACCATCTATTTTTGCAGCTTCGTATAAACTTTCATCGATCCCGGTCAGAGCGGCCAAATAGAGGATTGTCCCCCACCCAACAGTTTGCCAAAGATCCGACAAGACATAGATTGGTAAAAACCAGTCCGCTTGTTGCATAAAAAGAATGGTTTCGCCACCAAAAAAGCGGATGATTGCATTAATCGGACCATCTTCAGCGGTAATTTGAAAAATCATCCCACTTACGATGACGATCGATAAAAAATGCGGAAGGTAGGACGTGCTTTGGACAAATTTCTTAAAGCGTTTAGAACGCAATTCATTTAACAACAAGGCAAGAATGATTGGTGCAGGGAAACCGACTAGTAAAGTGACTGACCCGAGCATAATATTGTTCATGAAGACTTCCCAAAACTTAGAGCTCTGGATAAACATTTCAATGTATCTCATGCCCACCCACTCTTCGCCAAACACACTTCCACCGGGGGCGTATCGACGAAAAGCAATGACGTTCCCCATCATCGGAATATATTTAAACAGAAGAAGGTAGATCACAGGAAGA
This genomic interval from Aureibacillus halotolerans contains the following:
- a CDS encoding ABC transporter permease — translated: MKQPIANAPHEKTHIVPKRSKFASNLRQVKKEWQLYSLLVLPVIYLLLFKYIPMMGNVIAFRRYAPGGSVFGEEWVGMRYIEMFIQSSKFWEVFMNNIMLGSVTLLVGFPAPIILALLLNELRSKRFKKFVQSTSYLPHFLSIVIVSGMIFQITAEDGPINAIIRFFGGETILFMQQADWFLPIYVLSDLWQTVGWGTILYLAALTGIDESLYEAAKIDGANKWKQTLHITLPGITPIIVVLLTLNIGKFMQVGFEKVLLLYNPLIFETADVISTYLFRVGLQSGNFSYATAIGLFEALIGLVLVFSANYLSKKITGASLW
- a CDS encoding carbohydrate ABC transporter permease, which translates into the protein MKDSRQYKLFQLANVILLLLVVFITLFPFLSIVARSFSGEAEINAGEVFLWPVGFNLETYKVVFSDSHFWNSYKNTVLYTTVGTAINIFMTTIFAYAISKKRLVGRNFFIMLAVFTMFFSGGLIPNYLLITSLGFANSIWAIVLPTAISIFNLLVMKSFFESLPEELEESASIDGANTYITLLRIILPLSKPVLATMILFYAVENWNSWFPAFLYFDQQDLFPVSIYLRNLIKGASDTMAAGAAEASNMQQVSSNIKAVTMVLSVLPILLVYPYLQKYFVKGVMLGSVKQ